Proteins from a genomic interval of Candidatus Thermoplasmatota archaeon:
- a CDS encoding PIN domain-containing protein encodes MRRFLDTYAIVEILNGNPDYRGVLEDAATSLYHLYELHVQLARLRDEATANAVYRDLRSLAVEATDADVLAASRFKRAHPKAGFSYADALGYAMARERDVPFVTGDKAFRKIDGVAFIAGRK; translated from the coding sequence GTGAGGCGCTTCCTCGACACGTATGCGATCGTGGAGATCCTCAACGGCAACCCCGACTACCGAGGCGTGCTCGAGGACGCCGCGACGAGCCTGTATCACCTCTACGAGCTCCACGTCCAGCTCGCGCGCCTTCGCGACGAAGCCACCGCGAATGCCGTCTACCGCGACCTGCGATCCCTCGCGGTCGAAGCGACGGACGCGGACGTCCTGGCCGCTAGCCGCTTCAAGCGCGCCCACCCCAAGGCCGGGTTCAGCTACGCGGACGCGCTCGGCTACGCGATGGCGCGCGAACGCGACGTGCCCTTCGTGACCGGCGACAAGGCGTTCCGGAAGATCGACGGGGTCGCGTTCATCGCGGGGCGGAAGTGA
- a CDS encoding AbrB/MazE/SpoVT family DNA-binding domain-containing protein, translating into MMVETRSTVRRWGSSLAAVIPPEALKAEGLREGDEVILEVRKARRLEDLFGLFKNKKLDAQAVKDAIRAEDAE; encoded by the coding sequence ATGATGGTTGAAACACGGTCCACCGTCCGCCGCTGGGGCTCGAGCCTCGCCGCCGTGATTCCCCCCGAGGCGCTCAAGGCCGAGGGCCTCCGTGAGGGCGATGAGGTGATCCTCGAGGTCCGCAAGGCGCGACGCCTGGAGGACCTCTTCGGGCTGTTCAAGAACAAGAAGCTCGACGCGCAGGCCGTCAAGGACGCGATCCGCGCGGAGGATGCCGAGTGA
- a CDS encoding DUF2683 family protein has product MELLDMPKAVIHLSDRANRVVNVVKAKEGLKGKSEAVERIVEAYEEYILDPNFRPEFVDEVEKTRKGRFRKVNKLGDLLE; this is encoded by the coding sequence ATGGAGTTACTCGACATGCCCAAGGCGGTCATCCACCTCTCCGACCGGGCGAACCGGGTGGTCAACGTCGTCAAGGCCAAGGAAGGCCTGAAGGGAAAATCCGAGGCCGTGGAGCGCATCGTCGAGGCCTACGAGGAATACATCCTGGACCCGAACTTCCGCCCTGAATTCGTGGACGAAGTCGAGAAGACCCGGAAGGGACGGTTCCGCAAGGTGAACAAGCTCGGCGACCTCCTCGAGTGA
- a CDS encoding type II toxin-antitoxin system RelE/ParE family toxin, with protein sequence MAWQLEVSPHFERDYRKLCKKDAVLRKAVDNKVAQILEQPLHYKPLRGPLKGVRRVHVASSFVLLFEPNEPTGTVRLLRLAHHDEVYET encoded by the coding sequence ATGGCGTGGCAGTTGGAGGTCTCGCCGCACTTCGAGCGCGACTATCGGAAGCTCTGCAAGAAGGATGCGGTCCTTCGAAAGGCCGTGGACAACAAGGTTGCCCAGATCCTGGAACAGCCTCTCCACTACAAGCCTCTTCGGGGTCCGCTGAAAGGCGTACGGCGCGTTCACGTCGCAAGCTCCTTCGTCCTCCTCTTCGAGCCGAATGAACCGACCGGAACCGTCCGCCTTCTGCGACTCGCGCATCATGACGAAGTCTATGAGACATGA
- a CDS encoding methyltransferase domain-containing protein, with the protein MSQANHPIDTTAAEAYEKHMVPGMFAHWTERVVGLAAPQRGESVLDVACGTGVGARVAARGVGPAGKVVGLDIDPGVVEVARKMAQGFDIPMEWHCASALKMPFDSATFDLCLCLQGLQFIPDRQAGLAEIHRVLKPSGRLAASIWGPLEDNKGHDAVVRALERQGVDASAARRACWFADPEDIRDAATRAGFSAIELRTEDGVSHFASIQSFIDGMTLGSPSTRHAVALLPEHGRDAFLKDVSAMLEPYVANGELRYPMRTHVLLARA; encoded by the coding sequence ATGTCCCAAGCAAACCACCCGATCGACACGACGGCTGCCGAGGCGTACGAGAAACACATGGTCCCGGGGATGTTCGCTCACTGGACAGAACGTGTGGTGGGGTTGGCCGCCCCGCAACGGGGAGAAAGCGTGCTGGACGTGGCCTGTGGCACGGGTGTTGGGGCAAGGGTGGCCGCGCGCGGCGTTGGCCCGGCAGGGAAGGTGGTGGGCCTGGACATCGATCCGGGCGTCGTCGAGGTGGCACGAAAAATGGCGCAGGGCTTCGATATTCCGATGGAGTGGCACTGCGCAAGCGCGCTCAAGATGCCCTTCGACAGCGCCACGTTCGATCTCTGTCTTTGCCTCCAGGGCCTCCAGTTCATTCCGGATCGTCAGGCCGGTCTCGCCGAGATCCACCGCGTGCTCAAGCCGTCGGGTCGGCTCGCGGCAAGCATCTGGGGACCGCTCGAAGACAACAAAGGTCATGACGCCGTGGTTAGAGCCCTGGAACGTCAGGGGGTCGACGCTTCGGCGGCGAGGCGGGCCTGTTGGTTTGCCGACCCGGAGGATATCCGTGACGCGGCGACGCGTGCGGGGTTCTCCGCGATCGAACTTCGCACTGAGGACGGAGTCTCTCACTTCGCGTCCATCCAATCGTTCATCGACGGCATGACCCTGGGTTCACCCTCCACTCGGCACGCTGTGGCGCTTCTGCCCGAGCATGGGCGCGACGCGTTTCTCAAGGACGTGAGCGCGATGCTCGAGCCTTACGTGGCCAACGGTGAACTCAGGTACCCGATGCGCACGCACGTTCTGCTTGCGCGGGCATAG
- a CDS encoding putative toxin-antitoxin system toxin component, PIN family yields the protein MLRVVADTNVLISAFIANGPPHQFLRRCLAGHAILVTSPRILEELGSVLRRPKFKLSSAEALRVVGVVAEVAEIVDARERPGIVPRDPDDDMIVSAAIDGRASYIVSGDKALLEVGNYEGIQIMTAASFLKNFLKEP from the coding sequence ATGCTGCGGGTGGTCGCCGACACCAACGTGCTCATCAGCGCGTTCATCGCCAACGGGCCACCACATCAATTCCTCCGCCGGTGCCTCGCGGGCCACGCCATTTTGGTAACCTCGCCCCGGATTCTCGAAGAACTTGGGAGCGTCCTGCGTCGACCGAAGTTCAAGCTCAGCTCGGCGGAGGCCTTGCGCGTTGTTGGGGTTGTGGCCGAGGTAGCCGAGATCGTTGACGCGCGCGAACGGCCCGGGATCGTGCCGCGTGATCCTGACGACGACATGATCGTAAGCGCGGCGATCGACGGAAGGGCCTCCTACATCGTCAGCGGCGACAAAGCCCTCCTCGAAGTGGGCAACTACGAGGGCATCCAAATCATGACTGCGGCAAGCTTCTTGAAGAATTTCCTCAAGGAGCCATAG
- a CDS encoding AbrB/MazE/SpoVT family DNA-binding domain-containing protein yields MPEAVDEVEVTTMGEKGQVVIPKAIRDRLGLGERAKFVVLGQGDTIILKRLALPDLEREFERTFADIRERTSGLTEGDVDAEVKAHRAQRSRRK; encoded by the coding sequence ATGCCCGAAGCCGTAGACGAGGTCGAGGTGACCACGATGGGGGAGAAGGGGCAAGTCGTCATCCCGAAGGCCATCCGGGACCGCCTCGGGCTCGGGGAGCGCGCCAAGTTCGTCGTGCTGGGTCAAGGCGACACCATCATTCTGAAGCGCCTCGCTCTCCCGGACCTCGAGCGGGAGTTCGAGCGGACGTTCGCTGATATTCGGGAGCGGACGTCGGGCCTGACCGAGGGCGATGTCGACGCCGAGGTCAAGGCGCACCGCGCCCAGCGTTCGCGCCGGAAGTAG
- a CDS encoding HNH endonuclease signature motif containing protein yields MEPDISKEQRLSMAAFFDNRCAYCEGALGGRWHADHLVPVDVGGFNHISNRVAACPKCNEHEKRDMDWRRFVEIKSAAQQEILASRLDRIENWVALHEPVTPPVTEEQRAAWRREVETVARVIDDAWNRLKNGG; encoded by the coding sequence TTGGAACCAGACATCAGCAAGGAGCAGCGGCTTTCCATGGCGGCGTTCTTTGACAACCGCTGCGCCTATTGCGAGGGCGCTCTGGGTGGCCGATGGCATGCAGACCACCTTGTCCCCGTAGATGTTGGCGGCTTCAATCACATCAGCAACAGGGTGGCGGCGTGCCCGAAATGCAACGAGCACGAGAAGAGAGACATGGATTGGCGTCGGTTCGTCGAGATCAAATCAGCCGCCCAACAAGAAATCCTTGCGTCACGGCTGGACCGAATCGAGAATTGGGTGGCGCTCCACGAGCCTGTGACCCCGCCGGTCACCGAGGAGCAAAGGGCGGCATGGCGGCGGGAGGTCGAAACCGTAGCGCGGGTCATCGACGACGCATGGAACCGGCTGAAGAACGGCGGCTAG
- a CDS encoding DUF3732 domain-containing protein, producing MSWRLHSIAIYRRRTGERHTLEFRTDGLNIITGESGRGKSALIRIVDYCLLSDVCDVPKGIRTRVSHVGVRLTNGESQLAIVRALPEEGADVPSTVYMLERRETPFPSQPPKTEWTKDFAKDKLSAFTQIAALPIITNDLDSDAEKRYPPNIRHCTPFLFQPQNIIDNPEQLFPGLDHSFRKRAVADALPYFLRITTEAEFTKVRELRALRVRRNQIDRERKEQERLGLQGWERGRSLWSQAVALELLPGRPEPGDLGELIRILSAIPSGAEALPPAANVDLTEFEAEEETARMNMNLVRAQLDDIDRFLTVSEQSHETTAQQLTRLRFKDLLPEPTDAPICPLCGDGHVQADQIEQTLRHTVVALEATQSAPTRLRSHLETERESLRQQLQTHSRKASDARARREAALRDIAHPTLRGQVVARAELRGRVKEYVAAMRPSLAPPDSEYDELVRRIKELEESVGVEATASKLSQALTKISHTMTDLTERINVEYRGAPTRLNVNTLQVEVNDSPSDKRWTPLREIGSAANWVGYHVISVVGLHTYFREHDSPVPALIMIDQPSQAWFPPEVEWSPENPREDAETRPITKIVDVLAEFAEAPKGPQIIILEHAELKAESFKRNVLDRWTGAKGLLPSEWLADAEEQPVDGNGS from the coding sequence ATGAGTTGGCGCCTCCATAGCATCGCAATCTATCGCCGGCGGACGGGGGAGCGACACACCCTCGAGTTCCGCACCGACGGCCTCAATATCATCACCGGGGAAAGCGGCCGAGGGAAAAGCGCGCTCATCCGAATCGTAGACTACTGCCTACTAAGCGATGTTTGTGACGTCCCAAAGGGGATCCGCACACGAGTCTCGCACGTGGGCGTTCGCCTTACAAATGGCGAAAGCCAACTCGCCATTGTTCGGGCGTTGCCGGAGGAGGGTGCAGACGTCCCGTCCACAGTCTACATGCTCGAGCGGCGCGAGACCCCGTTCCCCTCACAGCCCCCCAAGACTGAGTGGACGAAGGACTTTGCAAAAGACAAGCTTTCAGCATTTACCCAGATCGCCGCGCTGCCTATAATCACGAACGACCTAGACTCTGACGCTGAAAAGCGCTATCCACCTAACATCCGTCACTGCACGCCATTCCTCTTTCAACCTCAGAACATCATTGACAACCCCGAACAACTCTTCCCCGGGCTAGACCATTCCTTCAGAAAGCGGGCTGTCGCAGACGCGCTGCCATACTTTCTCCGGATCACAACAGAAGCCGAATTCACGAAAGTCCGCGAACTTCGCGCGCTTCGCGTGCGTCGGAATCAGATTGACCGGGAACGAAAAGAGCAGGAACGTCTTGGCTTGCAGGGTTGGGAGCGCGGTCGTTCCCTGTGGAGTCAGGCTGTCGCACTCGAACTCCTCCCGGGACGGCCCGAGCCTGGAGACCTTGGTGAGCTGATTCGCATCCTTTCCGCAATTCCATCCGGGGCCGAGGCTCTTCCCCCTGCGGCGAACGTCGATCTGACGGAATTCGAGGCGGAAGAGGAGACTGCGCGGATGAACATGAACCTAGTCCGCGCGCAGCTCGATGATATTGATCGCTTCTTGACAGTGAGCGAGCAGAGTCACGAAACTACGGCTCAACAGCTTACACGTCTTCGATTCAAGGACTTGCTTCCCGAACCCACGGACGCGCCAATATGCCCGCTTTGCGGCGACGGCCACGTGCAGGCCGATCAGATCGAACAGACGCTGCGTCACACAGTCGTCGCCCTCGAGGCAACACAGAGCGCACCCACACGCCTGCGATCTCACCTCGAAACCGAACGCGAAAGCCTGAGACAGCAGCTCCAGACGCACAGCCGGAAGGCGTCGGACGCTCGCGCCAGACGAGAGGCTGCGCTCCGAGACATTGCACACCCGACCCTGCGCGGTCAGGTTGTGGCTCGTGCTGAACTCAGGGGTCGGGTGAAGGAGTACGTCGCGGCCATGCGCCCTTCCCTCGCACCCCCGGATTCCGAGTACGATGAGCTCGTGCGGCGAATCAAGGAACTCGAAGAGTCCGTCGGAGTCGAAGCGACGGCGTCAAAGCTCTCCCAGGCCCTTACCAAGATCAGTCACACGATGACGGATCTCACCGAGCGGATCAACGTCGAGTATCGGGGCGCACCTACAAGACTCAATGTGAACACGCTCCAGGTCGAGGTGAACGATTCGCCTTCGGACAAGCGATGGACCCCCTTGCGCGAAATCGGGAGCGCAGCGAATTGGGTCGGCTACCATGTAATCTCGGTGGTCGGCCTCCACACCTACTTCCGCGAGCACGACTCACCAGTTCCCGCGCTCATCATGATCGATCAGCCGAGCCAAGCTTGGTTCCCTCCCGAGGTGGAGTGGTCGCCCGAAAATCCCCGCGAAGATGCAGAAACAAGACCGATCACAAAGATCGTGGATGTTCTCGCGGAATTTGCAGAGGCTCCGAAAGGACCGCAGATCATCATCCTCGAGCACGCGGAGCTCAAGGCAGAAAGCTTCAAACGGAACGTCCTCGACCGTTGGACGGGCGCGAAGGGTCTCCTGCCTTCGGAATGGCTTGCTGATGCCGAAGAGCAACCTGTCGACGGCAACGGTAGCTAG
- a CDS encoding three component ABC system middle component, translating to MEEGVALDRYAHKNPAFAAVVIHAVAKGYSRKQGRGIPIPWAILSIPYLASKSVRDQIPKAWNAKLTNLFENHPQWQAQNAEALRSNVKYFWPALRLGISRGILVLQEGRISASGKLRPSELDEYREIYDIADKFGRFLGKEPEETIPNLFNLEVTE from the coding sequence ATGGAAGAAGGAGTCGCATTGGACCGGTACGCACACAAGAACCCCGCCTTCGCGGCGGTCGTGATCCACGCGGTGGCGAAAGGATACTCCCGCAAACAAGGACGTGGCATCCCGATTCCCTGGGCTATCCTCTCTATCCCCTACCTCGCCTCAAAGTCAGTTCGCGACCAGATCCCCAAGGCGTGGAACGCTAAGCTGACTAACTTGTTCGAGAACCACCCACAATGGCAGGCCCAGAATGCGGAAGCGCTGCGGTCGAACGTGAAGTACTTCTGGCCCGCCCTCCGCCTCGGTATCTCGCGTGGCATCTTGGTCTTGCAGGAAGGGAGAATCTCTGCGTCCGGCAAGCTTCGACCGTCGGAGCTCGACGAATACCGCGAGATCTATGACATCGCGGACAAGTTCGGCAGGTTCCTTGGAAAGGAACCCGAAGAGACGATACCGAACCTCTTCAACCTGGAAGTGACGGAATGA
- a CDS encoding ABC-three component system protein has protein sequence MTKFVLSSTNDIEPGSVFEPFTLASTTEAEREALLIALHGACLNPSVENAPACKRWTEATDDQRRRIVAALRVEAGQPSINRAREEIVQRLLARSFHERAVTEAAEELVGWVEMKIRERISPTGCFITVAECRQKLGLLRDKFTIVSLPRLPPDAIDFEAELSTNATYLRQLNLIKTERDELVSAISTYAEANRHRKYWLNEGLLGEDRVDQFERQLLLQWNSAKGEHAGETDEIRGGKRVYYQCLRARGRLGPDDSDPEMIAGNYHVLSQRRLVGWHPRYRELLGDE, from the coding sequence ATGACCAAGTTCGTCCTTTCATCGACGAACGATATCGAACCGGGCAGTGTCTTCGAGCCATTCACTCTAGCCTCCACCACGGAGGCCGAGCGGGAGGCCCTGCTCATTGCCCTGCATGGAGCATGTCTGAATCCCTCGGTAGAAAACGCGCCTGCGTGCAAGAGATGGACCGAGGCAACGGACGACCAGCGCCGTCGCATCGTCGCCGCACTCAGAGTGGAGGCCGGACAACCATCTATCAACCGGGCGCGGGAAGAGATCGTCCAGCGCCTTCTCGCCAGGAGCTTCCACGAGCGCGCCGTCACGGAAGCCGCAGAGGAACTCGTTGGCTGGGTGGAGATGAAAATTCGGGAGAGAATCTCGCCCACCGGATGCTTCATCACGGTGGCCGAATGTCGGCAGAAGCTTGGTCTCCTGCGAGACAAGTTCACGATTGTCTCCCTGCCGCGACTGCCTCCAGACGCCATCGATTTTGAGGCAGAGCTGAGCACGAACGCCACCTACCTAAGACAACTCAACTTGATCAAGACAGAGCGCGACGAGCTAGTCAGCGCCATCAGCACGTATGCCGAGGCCAACCGCCACCGGAAGTACTGGCTGAACGAGGGGCTGCTCGGTGAGGACCGTGTGGACCAGTTTGAGCGTCAACTCCTCCTCCAATGGAACTCCGCGAAGGGTGAACACGCAGGCGAGACCGATGAGATTCGCGGAGGAAAGCGGGTTTACTACCAATGCCTCCGCGCACGCGGCCGCCTCGGCCCCGATGACTCTGACCCAGAGATGATCGCCGGCAACTACCACGTGTTATCGCAGCGCCGACTCGTTGGCTGGCATCCGCGGTACCGCGAACTCCTCGGAGATGAATAG
- the thsB gene encoding thermosome subunit beta yields MMGNQPIILLKEGTKRERGRGAQANNIMAARAVADAVRSTLGPRGMDKMLVDSMGDVVITNDGVTILKEIDIEHPAAKMIVEVAKTQDQECGDGTTSAVVIAGELLKRAEELLDDVHPTLINRGFRLANEKAIEILNGLATSIDGSNDKPLMTIAQTAMTGKSAGFNRELLATISVKAVKAVAETEGKKRDVDTDNIQVTKKIGGSVDDTQLIQGLIIDKERVNPAMAASVKNAKIALLDLSLEIEKPEVDTKIKIRDPTQLQAFLDEEERELREMVDKVAKTGANVLFCQKGIDDLAQHFLAKKGIYAVRRVKKSDMEKLEKATGARLVSNLDDLAKDDLGTCGLVEERKIGDESMTFVTECKNPRAVSILLRGGTEHVLDEIERALEDALRVVAVAVKDGKIVAGGGAPEIEVALGLRKFASTIGGREQLAIEAFANAVEVIPRSLAENAGLDAINSLVDLRSAHESGKKSHGLNVYTGKVVDMAKEGVLEPLRVKTQAINSATEAATMILRIDDVIAAKETKAPPGGGGHGHGGGMPPGMGGMGGMPGMM; encoded by the coding sequence ATGATGGGCAACCAACCGATCATCCTCCTCAAGGAAGGCACGAAGCGCGAGCGCGGTCGCGGCGCGCAAGCCAACAACATCATGGCGGCCCGCGCGGTCGCCGACGCGGTCCGCTCGACGCTCGGGCCCCGCGGCATGGACAAGATGCTCGTCGACTCGATGGGCGACGTCGTCATCACGAACGACGGCGTGACGATCCTCAAGGAGATCGACATCGAGCACCCCGCGGCGAAGATGATCGTCGAGGTCGCGAAGACGCAGGACCAGGAGTGCGGCGACGGCACGACGAGCGCGGTCGTCATCGCGGGCGAGCTCCTGAAGCGCGCCGAGGAGCTCCTCGACGACGTCCACCCGACGCTCATCAACCGCGGCTTCCGCCTCGCGAACGAGAAGGCGATCGAGATCCTGAACGGCCTCGCGACGTCGATCGACGGCTCGAACGACAAGCCCCTCATGACGATCGCGCAGACCGCGATGACGGGCAAGTCGGCCGGCTTCAACCGCGAGCTCCTCGCGACGATCTCCGTCAAGGCCGTCAAGGCGGTCGCGGAGACCGAGGGCAAGAAGCGCGACGTCGACACGGACAACATCCAGGTCACGAAGAAGATCGGCGGCTCCGTCGACGACACGCAGCTCATCCAGGGCCTCATCATCGACAAGGAGCGCGTCAACCCCGCGATGGCCGCGTCCGTCAAGAACGCAAAGATCGCGCTCCTCGACCTCAGCCTCGAGATCGAGAAGCCCGAGGTCGACACGAAGATCAAGATCCGCGACCCCACGCAGCTCCAGGCCTTCCTCGACGAGGAAGAGCGCGAGCTGCGCGAGATGGTCGACAAGGTCGCGAAGACGGGCGCGAACGTCCTCTTCTGCCAGAAGGGCATCGACGACCTCGCCCAGCACTTCCTCGCGAAGAAGGGCATCTACGCGGTCCGCCGCGTCAAGAAGTCCGACATGGAGAAGCTCGAGAAGGCCACGGGCGCGCGCCTCGTGAGCAACCTCGACGACCTCGCGAAGGACGACCTCGGCACGTGCGGCCTCGTGGAGGAGCGCAAGATCGGCGACGAGTCCATGACGTTCGTCACCGAGTGCAAGAACCCCCGCGCGGTCAGCATCCTGCTCCGCGGCGGCACCGAGCACGTGCTCGACGAGATCGAGCGCGCGCTCGAGGACGCCCTGCGCGTCGTCGCGGTCGCCGTCAAGGACGGCAAGATCGTGGCGGGCGGCGGCGCCCCCGAGATCGAGGTCGCGCTCGGCCTCCGCAAGTTCGCGTCCACGATCGGCGGCCGCGAGCAGCTCGCGATCGAGGCGTTCGCGAACGCGGTCGAGGTCATCCCCCGCTCCCTCGCGGAGAACGCGGGTCTCGACGCGATCAACAGCCTCGTCGACCTCCGCTCGGCGCACGAGTCCGGCAAGAAGAGCCACGGCCTCAACGTCTACACCGGCAAGGTCGTCGACATGGCGAAGGAGGGCGTCCTTGAGCCCCTCCGCGTCAAGACGCAGGCCATCAACTCGGCGACCGAAGCCGCGACGATGATCCTCCGCATCGACGACGTCATCGCGGCCAAGGAGACGAAGGCCCCGCCCGGCGGCGGCGGCCACGGCCACGGCGGCGGCATGCCCCCGGGCATGGGCGGCATGGGCGGCATGCCCGGCATGATGTAA
- a CDS encoding alpha/beta fold hydrolase — translation MTVPASAAPAGPPVGRARRARVALDDCAMSYRVAGAGPPVVLLHGLSGSALWWSRNVPHLARSHTVYAIEHARLEAGLLRRRAPFALDAAADRLARWMDAVGLDRASVVGHSMGGFIAADFAARHPARVDRLVLVCAAATPLARRGLDAALGVARSAADLPPSLVPLLAYDALRTGPGAIVSTLRQLLDADLSAGLPSIAAPTLLVWGERDALVPLAHAEALAALLPGATLTVVEGAGHVPMWERPEAFNAALAEFLSPPRPPAAVRAP, via the coding sequence GTGACCGTCCCAGCGTCCGCGGCCCCGGCCGGTCCCCCGGTCGGCCGCGCGCGCCGCGCCCGCGTCGCGCTCGACGACTGCGCGATGAGCTACCGGGTCGCGGGCGCCGGTCCGCCCGTCGTGCTCCTGCACGGCCTCTCGGGGAGCGCGCTCTGGTGGAGCCGCAACGTCCCGCATCTCGCCCGGTCCCATACGGTGTATGCGATCGAGCACGCGCGCCTCGAAGCGGGTCTCCTCAGGCGTCGCGCGCCCTTCGCCCTCGACGCCGCGGCCGACCGGCTCGCCCGCTGGATGGACGCCGTGGGCCTCGACCGCGCGAGCGTCGTCGGGCACTCGATGGGCGGTTTCATCGCCGCCGACTTCGCGGCGCGCCACCCCGCGCGCGTGGACCGCCTCGTCCTGGTCTGCGCCGCCGCGACGCCCCTCGCTCGCCGGGGCCTCGACGCGGCGCTCGGCGTCGCGCGATCGGCCGCGGACCTCCCTCCGAGCCTCGTCCCGCTCCTCGCGTACGACGCGCTCCGGACGGGCCCGGGCGCCATCGTTTCGACGCTGCGGCAGCTCCTCGACGCCGACCTCTCCGCGGGCCTCCCGAGCATCGCCGCGCCGACGCTTCTTGTCTGGGGCGAGCGCGACGCGCTCGTGCCCCTTGCGCACGCCGAGGCCCTCGCGGCGCTCCTTCCGGGCGCGACGCTCACCGTCGTCGAGGGCGCGGGCCACGTCCCGATGTGGGAGCGGCCCGAGGCGTTCAACGCGGCCCTCGCGGAGTTCCTCAGTCCTCCTCGCCCGCCCGCAGCCGTTCGAGCACCGTGA